In Mercurialis annua linkage group LG5, ddMerAnnu1.2, whole genome shotgun sequence, a single genomic region encodes these proteins:
- the LOC126683318 gene encoding uncharacterized protein LOC126683318 has product MVQQAGEYGISNKDSNVSGRDKQIPVVVKKTALRDVQNENRISKATDSSVVKVVGAKRPSPPPNSPMSPPHQQSPNSNAANAQLVYVRRKSEAETGKGSVCDGRSVDVEEINQPKLQLKEGKVSSFSAYAPMHVPALISASGNTSVPLSVGNHSTRFAPIQPNHNHVSAAVSLLNNLKGPKSLNWEERFHQLQILLKKLDDSEQEDYVQILRSLSSVELSRHAVELEKRSIQLSLEEAKEVQRVGVLNVLGKVMKKTKAPTTSQGEAVK; this is encoded by the exons aTGGTTCAGCAAGCTGGTGAGTATGGCATCAGCAACAAGGATTCAAATGTGTCTGGTCGTGATAAGCAGATTCCTGTCGTAGTGAAGAAGACGGCCTTGAGAGACGTGCAGAATGAAAATAGAATCTCCAAAGCTACGGATTCTTCTGTTGTTAAAGTTGTTGGTGCCAAGAGACCCTCGCCTCCTCCAAATAGCCCGATGAGCCCTCCTCATCAGCAATCTCCAAATAGTAATGCTGCGAATGCTCAGCTTGTGTATGTTCGAAGGAAATCTGAGGCAGAAACGGGTAAGGGCAGTGTTTGTGACGGCAGAAGTGTTGATGTAGAGGAGATCAATCAACCAAAACTGCAGTTAAAGGAGGGAAAAGTTAGTTCTTTTTCAGCATATGCGCCTATGCATGTGCCTGCCTTGATAAGTGCGTCTGGAAACACTTCAGTTCCGCTTTCTGTTGGGAACCATAGTACAAGGTTTGCTCCAATACAGCCCAATCATAATCATGTCAGTGCTGCTGTTTCTTTGTTGAATAATCTGAAGGGACCGAAAAGTCTAAACTGGGAAGAGCGGTTTCATCAGTTACAAATTCTACTCAAGAAATTAGATGACTCGGAGCAGGAGGATTATGTACAGA tACTTCGTTCACTTTCATCAGTGGAACTTAGCAGACATGCCGTTGAGTTGGAGAAGCGATCTATTCAACTTTCACTGGAAGAAG CAAAAGAAGTGCAACGAGTTGGTGTTCTAAATGTGTTGGGAAAGGTTATGAAGAAAACTAAAGCACCCACAACTTCTCAAGGAGAGGCAGTAAAATAA
- the LOC126682944 gene encoding zinc finger protein ZAT3 — protein MTNNNADSDPDFYFPSSSSLPIAYNHHHHRQKMRKKRTKLIKIEPSSSHLATASASIICSSSSTGNIISKPKKPDPSAPKITRPCTECGKKFWSWKALFGHMRCHPERQWRGINPPPNHRKPSDSSSSHRIQEEELVLMSVEDHEVAACLLLLSNTDTNTNTSGDQCGNNLHGEEEDHAMNCRFECSSCKKVFGSHQALGGHRASHKNVKGCFAITRSSDEMGEDDHHVNNNEDDEMLMVLGHKCSICLRVFSSGQALGGHKRCHWEKGEIQEPSNCKEICGLDLNLPPPIGDHEISSSHLTLDLKLGL, from the coding sequence ATGACCAACAACAACGCCGATTCCGACCCCGATTTCTATTTcccttcatcttcttcacttCCCATTGCTTATAATCATCACCACCACCGTCAAAAAATGCGTAAAAAGCGAACCAAATTGATCAAAATCGAGCCTTCTTCGTCCCATTTGGCTACTGCTAGTGCCAGCATTATTTGCAGTAGTAGCAGTACTGGGAATATTATTTCGAAGCCGAAAAAACCCGACCCTTCTGCGCCTAAGATCACTCGTCCTTGCACCGAGTGCGGTAAGAAGTTCTGGTCATGGAAAGCGCTCTTCGGCCACATGAGATGTCACCCGGAACGACAATGGCGCGGCATTAATCCCCCGCCTAATCATCGGAAACCGTCGGATTCAAGTAGTAGTCATCGAATACAAGAAGAAGAACTCGTACTGATGAGCGTAGAAGATCACGAAGTGGCGGCTTGTTTGTTGCTATTATCCAACACCGATACTAATACTAACACTTCTGGTGATCAGTGTGGTAATAATTTGCATGGTGAGGAAGAAGATCATGCAATGAACTGCCGTTTCGAGTGTTCGAGTTGCAAGAAAGTGTTCGGGTCGCACCAAGCGTTGGGCGGGCACAGGGCGAGTCATAAGAATGTGAAGGGCTGTTTTGCTATAACTAGAAGTAGTGATGAAATGGGTGAAGATGATCATCATGTTAATAATAATGAAGATGATGAGATGCTGATGGTTTTAGGGCACAAATGTAGTATTTGTTTAAGGGTATTTTCAAGTGGACAGGCTCTTGGAGGGCATAAAAGGTGCCATTGGGAGAAAGGGGAAATTCAAGAGCCTTCAAATTGTAAGGAGATTTGTGGGTTAGACCTAAATTTGCCTCCACCAATTGGAGATCATGAAATTTCTTCTTCTCATCTCACTCTAGATTTGAAATTAGGGCTTTGA
- the LOC126681501 gene encoding uncharacterized protein LOC126681501: MRKNLWKKLIDISKDIQGDFDAVLNNNDRCGGNELDEEHAIELQNCVSAAGLFELRSIGCFYTWNNNQLGDNRIWRRLDRVFSNGNTSENHNVYFEALPNGISDHSPIITTIQDNQYRGKKKDIIEEEWSKDYNGYWMFKIVQKLKSISYRLNQLNKQHYSKISQKVNRYKVILDQLQIDIQKDLGNSFLIDEERAMAIQLKNMLRCEESFYKQKSRIQWLNLGDSNTKYFHNSIKQRRAMNSIPLIKLDDGRIINSQKDILEEMTRFYTNLVWKNIL; encoded by the exons ATGAGGAAGAATTTATGGAAAAAGTTGATTGACATCTCCAAAGATATCCAGGGAGATTTTGATGCTGTTTTAAATAACAACGATAGATGTGGTGGTAATGAATTAGACGAGGAGCATGCTATTGAGCTCCAAAATTGTGTATCTGCTGCAGGGCTCTTTGAGTTGAGAAGTATAGGTTGCTTCTACACTTGGAACAACAACCAATTGGGAGATAACAGAATATGGAGAAGACTGGACAGAGTCTTTTCAAATGGCAACACTAGTGAAAACCATAATGTCTATTTTGAGGCTTTACCAAATGGCATTTCAGATCACAGTCCCATAATTACTACTATCCAGGATAACCAATACAGGGgtaaaaaaaa GGATATTATTGAAGAAGAGTGGAGTAAAGATTATAATGGCTACTGGATGTTCAAAATTGTCCAGAAGCTTAAGTCTATCAGTTACAGACTGAATCAGTTGAATAAACAGCATTACTCAAAGATATCCCAGAAAGTTAACAGATATAAAGTCATTCTTGATCAGCTCCAAATTGACATTCAAAAAGACTTGGGTAACAGCTTTCTTATTGATGAAGAGAGAGCTATGGCTATTCAGTTAAAGAATATGCTTAGATGTGAGGAAAGTTTTTACAAACAGAAATCAAGAATTCAATGGCTTAATCTAGGCGACTCCAACACCAAGTACTTTCACAACTCTATCAAGCAAAGAAGAGCTATGAATAGTATTCCTTTAATCAAGTTGGATGATGGCAGGATTATCAATTCTCAGAAAGATATCCTGGAGGAAATGACACGGTTCTACACGAATCTTGTATGGAAAAACATTTTGTAG